GAGTAGTTCCATCTCATTCAAAGATATTACCCCTGTTTAAGATGTTCTTTGGATCGAACACCTGCTTTATCGCCTTCATTATATCTAGCGTACGCAGATTGTTGTTGTACTTCATCTCTTCTATCAATAATTGCTTCTTTTCTATCCCGATGCCGTGTTCAGCAGAGACGCTACCTCCGTGCTTCACTGCCACCATAGCGAGGTCCATCATGAATCTGTTTACTTTGTCCATCGCCGAATTATCACCTAAATCTGCGAATATGTTTGCGTGTATATTCCCATCGCCTATATGCCCGAATATAGCAGCCCTGACACCGTCTTCATCCCTCTTTTTCTCTATCTCCTTTAAGGATGTAGGCAGCTCGGATACCGGCACAACTATGTCCCCTATAACTATATATTCCTTTTCGCTTTTCCTTAATTTAAGTATCGAAGCATAAAGTCCTTTTCTAGCTCTGTATATCTTCTCCATTTCTGCTGGATCAGTCGTACTTTTTGTAGAGATCGCATACCTCTTCAATAGCTCTTCCGTTTCAGTCTTCTTCTTGCCCAAGAGTTCAGGTGGCCCTGACACATCGATTATGAGCGCATATTTTGTGCCTGGTGGATATGTTATGGCTTCCGGAACGGAATCCAGGGATATTTTATCCAGAAACTCTGCCATCTCTGGTATTGTTGAAACTTTCAGTTCGTTCACAGCTCTGCCAGCGCTCTCGATGTCTTGGTAAAAAGCAACGAGCCTTGCAACTTTTTGAGGCTTTGGCCAGATTTTTAGATACGCTTTGGTGATAACTCCTAAAGTACCTTCTGATCCTATCATTAGGGAAGTTAAATCGTAGCCAAGTGTCCGTTTTAATGTTTTATTTCCGAATTTTACCATCGTGCCGTCAGCAAGTACCACATCAAGGCCGAGGATCCAGTCCTTCGTCACGCCATAAGCTACGCCACGCAGACCACCTGCGTTGGTAGATATTGATCCACCCACAGTTGCAGCCATAGAACTGGCTGGATCAGGTGGATAGAAATGCCCGTATTTATCCAGATAGAGTTGCAGATCATTCAATCTCAAGCCAGGCTCTACAGTTACGCATTTGTCGTTCAAGTTTATATCTAATATACGGTTCATTCTTAGCATCGACATTACTATGCCACTTTCCTTTAGGATGGAAGATCCAGTTAATGAAGATCCCCCACCCTTTACAACCACTGGTTTTTCGTATTTATAGGCTAATCTCATTATAGTTTGAACGTCTTCTGCGGATCCAGGCAGCACGACTGCCTCTGGCATTTCACCGGTAAAATAGGAAGCGTCATTCATATATGGTATAAGATCTTTCTTCTCAGTTATTACGTAGTTGCCCAATGCTGACTTGATCTCTTCTATAAAACCCATACTTGATATAACATCAGATAGTTAATTACCTTTTTGAATCTAGATTCGCATCTATTTGTGTTAAGATGAACAACTATTGTATAATTAACAACACTTTATTAAAATGCAGGATATACCATCATAAAATACTTATGAAATGCTTAAATTAGCCAATTCGAAACATTTTATCGAAATATAAAAATAAAAATGATGGATCGCGTATAATGAAATTGATACATATCTTAATTGTCGCAATGCTTGTCGTCCCGACCTTATTTTTAGGGATAAGTTCTGCTCAGGGCATTAATAGTTCAAACATAGGTGATGCGGAAACGCATTCTTCCTACTATTTCTACGGAAACATGACAGTAAATGCAAATTCAACACTGGACATAATTAATGAAAATTTTTACTTTTTTGGTCAATCAATAAGGATTTATGGGAAGCTAACATTGATAAGTTCAACTATATACTCTCAGGAGGCAAATCTATCTGTTATTGACGGTACCCTAGATATTTATAGCTCGGTATTTCTTATGAACGGAAGCATATACGTTTATGGATCGGATTTTAGTTGCAATGAAAGCAGAATTGGAAACCGTAATTCGGTAATAGGCATTAACTTCCTTAATTCAATGGTATCCATAACAAACTCAAGCATATTTGGTCAGCAAATCGCTAATGAACTGAATTTTACTTCCATGGCTTTATTCAACAATAGTTACCAGCCGTTTAGTGGGAACATCGATCTTAAAAGCATTACCTACGTCAAAGCTTTTGTAAACGAGGTGGTGCTGAACGTTGAATACCAATCAACAAATAGCACAAGCGCATATCTTCGCCTAAATGTATCTGGCAAGAACTTTATGTACCATTTTTCGAATTCATCTGTACTGGCAAATAAAACTGCAGAATTCGATCTCTCTAAACCGGTGTTTGATCCCAGCATAGTACTTACATATTCCGAAGGTAGCTCGAATGTACGGCTTTACGGTGTAAGCCTTTCTGAACGTTCTAACGATACATATGATTATTACGGCCAATCTAGGTTCAACATTGTCTTTAAAAACACTACTGCCTTAATTTCGCATTCTCTCCTTGCTCTAACCAACGGATCACCGTTCATCTATTACCACTTGAGAAATTATAGGAGGACAGGATTAGCACTCTATAATTCTACGGTATTCCTCATAAGCTCTGCGTCATCATATGGCGATATAGAGAGCTGCCCGATAATATCGTTTAATTCCCGCACCTACTATTTTGAGGAAACTAATATTACGAACTCTACAGACGGACTTTATTTTGGGCAAGATAAGAATGTATTTTATTCTAATTTAACACGTTATGAGGAACCAAAAAGTCTTCTTGAAACCGAATCTTTTATGGATGCATACGTACTAGGTAATCCGCTTCTTGTGTGGATATACAATGGCACATTCAAATACTACGGAAATTATGCCGCAAAGGTCTACAGTGCATTCGAGTATTTTTCTATTAAGCCCTTTCCAGATCTTACACTCCTGCCCTATGAATTCAACGTCACATACAAAGTGCCGTTAATATCCATCAGTGGAACAATTAATAAACTTGTTTCAGGCGCATGGAACAACTTTACTTTTTTACTTTCCGATTCTTATGTTTCCAGCAGGAACGTCTCACTTAACTTATATATAGAGAACAAAACAACAAATGTATTGATCGCCTCAAAGGAAGGAGTTTACATAGGTTCCGGCACAGAAAAAAACGAAACTTTCCGTTTTTATTTAAATGTCGATCCCGGATCTTACGATGTTGTTGTGACGGTTAATGAGTCAATTCCACATATCGGATTATATGCCTATGATTTTCCTGTTAACG
This genomic stretch from Thermoplasma volcanium GSS1 harbors:
- a CDS encoding FAD-binding oxidoreductase, which encodes MGFIEEIKSALGNYVITEKKDLIPYMNDASYFTGEMPEAVVLPGSAEDVQTIMRLAYKYEKPVVVKGGGSSLTGSSILKESGIVMSMLRMNRILDINLNDKCVTVEPGLRLNDLQLYLDKYGHFYPPDPASSMAATVGGSISTNAGGLRGVAYGVTKDWILGLDVVLADGTMVKFGNKTLKRTLGYDLTSLMIGSEGTLGVITKAYLKIWPKPQKVARLVAFYQDIESAGRAVNELKVSTIPEMAEFLDKISLDSVPEAITYPPGTKYALIIDVSGPPELLGKKKTETEELLKRYAISTKSTTDPAEMEKIYRARKGLYASILKLRKSEKEYIVIGDIVVPVSELPTSLKEIEKKRDEDGVRAAIFGHIGDGNIHANIFADLGDNSAMDKVNRFMMDLAMVAVKHGGSVSAEHGIGIEKKQLLIEEMKYNNNLRTLDIMKAIKQVFDPKNILNRGNIFE